The following DNA comes from Mucilaginibacter jinjuensis.
AAGTAGTTTACTCTATTTATGAGAATGATTTCAAAGAAAAAATGGACGATGATTTTGCACGCAAAGCAGTAATGAGCGATATGACCGAGGCGCACACCGAAGTATACAAGCCAGGTACTAACTCAGCTTTATATGCCGGCGCTATCCAGTATAGTGACGGGATAGTTTTGGCCAGCGAAAACATTGATGCTGATGTGTTAAATAATGTTAAAAACAGCCAAAAATCGGTTTTGGAATTTAATTCTACAGCAGATTTCGAAAATTATTACAACTTTTACGACGAAATTACCAACGAAGAACTGGTGAACGTTGCTTAAAGATTTGAAGATATATATGAAATTTTTCCGATTAGACTTATTAACCCTGTTGATAAGTCTTTTTATTTTAAATAGTTGTAAAAACCAGGATAACCTTGGTTTAAATGTTGATCCGGCGCAGCAAATTAACGGCACCCTGATTGACACCGCAACGTTAACAACCAAAACTATCCCCGAAGATAGCGTGGTTACATCGGGCCTGCCTAAAACACCGCTGGCTTATTTTCAGGACCCGGCTATCGGTACATCCGAAGCTAATATTGCAACCCTGCTAAGTTTGCCTAACAGCGCAGCCTATACTTTACCTTCGGGTACAGTTACCATTGACTCGGCTGTATTGGTACTGCCTTTCAATGATGGCTTTTACGGAGATTCATTGACCTCGAAATACAAGATCAATGTGTACCAGCTTGCCGAGCAGCCAAGTTCTACTTCGGTTTATTATGGCAACAAAAGCTGGCAGGTTAATAAAGGCACCGTTTTGGGTTCGCAAACATTTAACTCACGTACCCACACCCCAATACAGATTACAAATATTGTGGCTGGTGCTAAGGATACCCTTAAAACGGTACCTGCGCAACTGCGTGTAAAAATTAGCCCTAACTTTATTTATAATAACCTTTTTGGTGCTTCTACAGCGGTATTAAATTCAAATAACCTGTTTCAAAACCAGGTAAAGGGTTTGTATTTAACTTTAGATAAAAACCAGCAGGGTAATGGCGGCCGTTTTAATATCAGCCTCGATTCTAGCCGTGTTGATATTTATTACAAGGCAACAACAGGTACAACTATTGATACCGCTATGGTTACATTGCCGCTTGCAAACCGTGCTGCCGAAATTAAACGTACCTACAGCACCGCTGTACAGGCTGCTTTAAACAGCACTGCAACATCGCAGGAAATTGTTTATTACGAAGGTTTGGGCGGTACCAGGACTAAGATCAGTTTCCCTTATCTAAAAAACATAATTAAGGATGCGGGTAGTGATGTTATCATAAACAGGGCAGAGCTGGTTGTAACCGCAGCCGCAGGTACCGATATACCGTACATCCCCAACCCTAAGCTAAGTTTATACCGTTATGATATTGCACTGCAGCGTACAGAGGTACCTGATGCAATGGGTAGTAGTACAACCGCGACTGATCCACGCTTTATTAGTGTGGCTACTTTTGGTGGCAACTATGCAAGCGCCGAAAAAGCATATCACTTCATTATTACCGGTTATATATCAGATTTAATGCGGGGTAAAATTATTGACTATGGTACCTTTATAGGCCCGGTTGATAATGCCAATACACTTAGTGTAGATATTGCAGCAACGGCCCAAACATCCGGCCGAACTATTGCTGTGGGGGCGGTTACTAACAAGGCATCGGCCAATTACCCGTACCGGATGAAGCTCAATATTATTTATACCAAGGCAACAAAATAATATAATCCCCCTCTAAACAGGGGGATTTTTTTTGCCGTCAAATTATTAGCTTAGCAAACATTTTGTTGAACCGCTGTTATACCTTTGTAGCAGTATTTAAATCACTCTATTTATGTGTGGAATTGTAGGATATATTGGGTTTCGTGATGCTTACCCTATTGTAATAAAAGGCTTGCACCGTTTGGAATATCGCGGATATGACAGCGCCGGCGTTGCATTGCTTAATAAAGACGAAGAACTTAAAGTTTATAAAAAAGCCGGTAAGGTTAGCGATCTCGAAAATTTTGTAAAAGATATTGATACTACCAGTACCATTGGTATGGGCCATACCCGCTGGGCAACCCACGGTGCACCAAGCGACCGTAACTCGCACCCACATTCATCAGGCAATCGCAAGCTTACCATTATTCACAATGGTATTATCGAAAACTATAGCAGTATTAAAGAAGCATTACTGGCTAAAGGCCATGTGTTTTTAAGCGATACAGATACCGAGGTTTTAATCCATTTGATCGAAGATATTCAAAGCGAAACTGGTTTAGACCTGCGCGAAGCAGTTCGTGTGGCCCTGAACCGTGTTATTGGCGCTTACGCTATTGTAATCATGAGCGAAGATGCTCCTGACGAACTGATAGCAGCCCGTAAAGGTAGCCCGATGGTAATTGGTGTTGGCAAAGGCGAATATTTTGTTGCTTCTGATGCTACCCCGATTGTTGAGTACACTAAAAACGTAATCTATTTGAACGATAATGAGATCGCCTACATCCGCCGAGATGATCTGCTGATTAAAAATATCGATAACACTGTACAAACACCATATATCCAGAAACTGGAGCTGCAACTGGAAATGCTTGAGAAAGGTGGTTACGATCACTTTATGCTGAAGGAGATTTACGAGCAGCCACGCTCGGTACGCGATTGTTTACGCGGCCGTATTTACCCGCAGCAGGGTAAAGTACAATTGGGTGGTGTAAAAGAGTATGTAGAGAAACTGAAAAATGTTGACCGCATTATCATTGTGGCCTGCGGTACTTCATGGCACGCCGGTTTGGTTGGCGAATACCTGATCGAAGAATATGCACGCGTACCGGTTGAAGTTGAATATGCTTCTGAGTTCCGTTACCGTAACCCGATCATTACTGAGAAAGACCTGGTAATTGCCATTTCGCAATCTGGCGAAACTGCTGATACCATGGCTGCTATTGAGCTGGCTAAAGAAAAAGGCGCTACCATATTTGGTATCTGTAACGTAGTGGGTGCATCTATCCCGCGTTTAAGCCATGCAGGTGTTTATACACACGCGGGGCCGGAAATTGGCGTAGCATCAACCAAAGCATTTACTGCACAGGTTACCGCCCTTACTTTAATGGCATTTTACATTGCCCAGCAGCGTGGTACCATTACAGAAAGCAAACTGATTGAATACCTGACCGAGCTTAACGAGATCCCTACGCTGATAGAGAAAACCTTAAAAACTAACGATCACGTACAGATCATTGCCGATAAGTTTAAAGACTCCACCAACTGTTTGTTCCTTGGCCGTGGCAGTTCATTCCCGGTTGCTTTAGAAGGAGCCTTAAAGCTGAAAGAGATCTCTTACATCCACGCCGAAGGTTACCCTGCGGCAGAGATGAAACACGGCCCTATCGCCTTAATTGATGAGGATATGCCGGTTGTATTTATCGCCACCAAAAACTCATCATACGAGAAGGTGATCAGTAACATCCAGGAAGTACGCGCACGTGGCGGGCACGTTATAGCCATTGTATCAGAAGGTGATACCGTGGTACGTGACATGGCCGATTATGTGATCGAAATCCCGCAAACCTCAGAGGCATTTGTGCCTTTACTGGCTACTATTCCATTGCAATTGCTATCATACCACATTGCGGTTATGCGTGGTTGTAATGTTGATCAGCCACGTAACCTGGCTAAATCTGTGACAGTAGAATAACCTTTCGGGGTTATAGATAAAATCAATAGTTTGTATCTTTGAAAAAAGATACAAACTATATGACTATTGTTCAGCTCGAATATATTGTTGCCGTTGATACTTATCGCAGCTTTGTAGCTGCTGCCGAAAAGTGCTTTGTTACCCAGCCTACCTTAAGTATGCAGGTGCAGAAACTGGAAGATACTTTAGGCGTAAAACTCTTCGACCGGGCTAAGCAACCTGTAGTGCCAACCGAAATAGGCAGCGATATTATTGCCCAGGCACGTATCTTATTATCAGAACATCAAAAAATTAAGGAGATTATCAGCGACCGCCAAAAAGACCTGGCCGGCGAATTGAGAATTGGCATCATTCCAACCGTTGCCCCTTATATCCTGCCTAAGATAATCACCCAGTTTATTAATAAATACCCCCAGGTAAAGTTGGTGGTTTGGGAGCAAACCACCGATCAGATTGTACAACAAGTAAAACTGGGGATGATAGACTGCGGTATCCTTTCTACCCCGCTACATGAATCGCACCTCACAGAAACCCCGCTGTTTTACGAAAACTTTGTAGCCTACGTAGCCAAAAATAGTATCCTGGCCAAAAAGAAAAATATCAATCCCGATGATATTAACATGGAA
Coding sequences within:
- a CDS encoding DUF4270 family protein, with translation MKFFRLDLLTLLISLFILNSCKNQDNLGLNVDPAQQINGTLIDTATLTTKTIPEDSVVTSGLPKTPLAYFQDPAIGTSEANIATLLSLPNSAAYTLPSGTVTIDSAVLVLPFNDGFYGDSLTSKYKINVYQLAEQPSSTSVYYGNKSWQVNKGTVLGSQTFNSRTHTPIQITNIVAGAKDTLKTVPAQLRVKISPNFIYNNLFGASTAVLNSNNLFQNQVKGLYLTLDKNQQGNGGRFNISLDSSRVDIYYKATTGTTIDTAMVTLPLANRAAEIKRTYSTAVQAALNSTATSQEIVYYEGLGGTRTKISFPYLKNIIKDAGSDVIINRAELVVTAAAGTDIPYIPNPKLSLYRYDIALQRTEVPDAMGSSTTATDPRFISVATFGGNYASAEKAYHFIITGYISDLMRGKIIDYGTFIGPVDNANTLSVDIAATAQTSGRTIAVGAVTNKASANYPYRMKLNIIYTKATK
- the glmS gene encoding glutamine--fructose-6-phosphate transaminase (isomerizing); translation: MCGIVGYIGFRDAYPIVIKGLHRLEYRGYDSAGVALLNKDEELKVYKKAGKVSDLENFVKDIDTTSTIGMGHTRWATHGAPSDRNSHPHSSGNRKLTIIHNGIIENYSSIKEALLAKGHVFLSDTDTEVLIHLIEDIQSETGLDLREAVRVALNRVIGAYAIVIMSEDAPDELIAARKGSPMVIGVGKGEYFVASDATPIVEYTKNVIYLNDNEIAYIRRDDLLIKNIDNTVQTPYIQKLELQLEMLEKGGYDHFMLKEIYEQPRSVRDCLRGRIYPQQGKVQLGGVKEYVEKLKNVDRIIIVACGTSWHAGLVGEYLIEEYARVPVEVEYASEFRYRNPIITEKDLVIAISQSGETADTMAAIELAKEKGATIFGICNVVGASIPRLSHAGVYTHAGPEIGVASTKAFTAQVTALTLMAFYIAQQRGTITESKLIEYLTELNEIPTLIEKTLKTNDHVQIIADKFKDSTNCLFLGRGSSFPVALEGALKLKEISYIHAEGYPAAEMKHGPIALIDEDMPVVFIATKNSSYEKVISNIQEVRARGGHVIAIVSEGDTVVRDMADYVIEIPQTSEAFVPLLATIPLQLLSYHIAVMRGCNVDQPRNLAKSVTVE
- a CDS encoding hydrogen peroxide-inducible genes activator, translating into MTIVQLEYIVAVDTYRSFVAAAEKCFVTQPTLSMQVQKLEDTLGVKLFDRAKQPVVPTEIGSDIIAQARILLSEHQKIKEIISDRQKDLAGELRIGIIPTVAPYILPKIITQFINKYPQVKLVVWEQTTDQIVQQVKLGMIDCGILSTPLHESHLTETPLFYENFVAYVAKNSILAKKKNINPDDINMEELWILNEGHCMRDQVLNICQRRKSSKGFQHFEYNTGSIETLKRMVDQNNGTTILPELALVDLTDKQLDKVRYFKSPEPAREISIVTQKNFVKRRLIEALKSEILEFVPKRMKTKKKKELIEI